A stretch of DNA from Mucilaginibacter daejeonensis:
TCCGTACTCGTGATAATGTAATTGGCCTAATTGCGGCAGATGCAGAAACCCCATTGTTAAGGCAATATTAATGATCTTGCCTCAATCAAGCAAAGCACCCGCCGCTAATTGACAGTATTTCTGTAGCAGACCCGTTCACAACTCTTAACAGACCATGTAAATTGGATATCCTTTTATATATTTATTTCAAAATAGAGTCTATATGGACCGAATAACAAAAGGTCGATCTGAGTTGAGAGCGCTATGTATCATTGCGATCCTAGCAGACATTTCTGGAGTTTTAATGTATAACTACCTTATTGGCCCTGACAAGTTATTTAGCCAAGCTACTCGAATAATATTCAGTTGTGCTTTAATGTATTCGACCATGACTGGTAGCCGTATCGCCAAGTGGATATTACTTTTCACATTCGTTTATTCGATAGAGAACTTTATAAAAGAGTTTTGGGGTTATCAATTTAATGACTGGTTAGGATCAGTGATCTTTTTGAAAGTCGCTTATAACATCTTCTTCGTTGTACGTATATTATTCTCTAAGAATATCAACACCTTTCTTGACCGCAAGCAAGAGAAGAGGCCAGGTGTGGTTACGTAACAGGCTCCATCCATATGACCACTTACATTTTCATGCCGCTCATATCCATCCCTTTTTGATGGCGGTGGCCGCTCATGATCTTCATTAAGGATGGGTTGATGCGCAGGTAAACTTCGAGCCCTACCGGCGTGGTACCGTACAGAGGACGTAGGGCAGTTGGCGAAAAGTTGAGCGTGGCCTGTGCGCCTAAACGCAGGTCGGTGTTCTTGATCTGTGCCAAAATGTAATTGGCACCAAAGGTGGCCGCATTGATGTTGAAGGTAGGGTTGCCCGGGAATTGTTGCTCCAGGTCGAACTCTTCCGCGTTCTTACGTACAAAAGTGTAGGTGCCGTACAGGGCGGTGCGGTGGAGTTGCAAATTGCTCTCCAGCAAGGCCGACGGCAGGGTATGTCCCTCACCTACCACATGGTTCTGCCCGTAAACCAATGATGCCGTAAAATGGCTGTCCTCGTTCAGTTTTTTAGCATACAAGGCCGATGCGGTCAGCAACCTGACATCGTGCCCGGCGTGCATGGCCTCGGGGTCCTTCAGCCATCCGTGCGACACTTGTAAGGCCCAATTGCTCGATGGGTTGTATGATAAACGCATGGAATACGAGTCGAACTTAGGCGCATCAAAGCCGTAACGTTCTTCATCAGGTTCACGCCCTTTGAAGGTTGAGCCCTCGATCTTAACGTTCTTGTAACGGAAACCCAGCGTGGCCACACCAAAGGTGATGTGCGTGGCATCGGCGTAATGGTGCTGCAATGGTGCATCGGGATTATTGCTGGCGGCCGTGCGGTGCATAAATACCGGCGGACCCAGCGCAGGTTCGGCCGGATAGCCCACCGAGGCGTAAACATCGGTATTAGGTGCGATGCGATGCGCGTAAGATACGTTCAGCTCGGCAAAAAGGTCGTGCGGGTGCTGACGATCTACCAGTTTGCGGCCTTTGTATGATTCACCTGTTTGGTACAGTAAGGGGTAGCCATCCAGACCCACCAGTAACGGATCAAGTGATATCATGGCATTGATGCCCAGCAAGCCATTGCGGCCGATCTTGCGCTGGGTCATACCCATGAACCAGTTAGGGGCATCAAATTCGTGGCCGCCGCGGCTACCGTTCTTAAAAATATCCTGCCCGGTATAACGTGCCGTAATATTGCCATGCACCATGCTCATCCACTTTTTACCGTGTATCATGTAACCGTAAACAGGTGTCTCGTCAGGCATCCATGATGAACCTGATCCGTTACGGCTCATGGGCAGATCACGCGATAGCTGACTGCTCATCATCATGGTATCGGCCTGCTGCATCTTATCAGTGCGTGGCTCCAGCTTGCGGATTCCCTCTTTAGGATTCATATCCTTACGACGTTGCGCATTGGCCGCGCTATCCATCGGCATGTGATGATGTTCGTGCTGGGCATAGGCCGTAACGCTAAGCGTTAGCAGGATCAGTGTGATATATTTTTTCATTGATGGTATCGGTTAGGTAAGCATTGCCGCGCCATATAGAACGATAGCATAACACTGATCGCTCTGCTATCGTTCTTATAAATGACGGTACGCTTCGTTTTAATGAAAGATATTGAACAAATTGTATTCTACACGCACCAGGTACATGTTCTGGGTATTACGCTCCATGCGGTTAGTAAGCGGCGTCCGGTACGACAGATCCACCCGCAACACACTGTTGAAGATGAACTGAACGGCCGGTGCCACGTCCAGATAATACTGCCCTTTGCCTGGGTTCACCTTACCTAACAACTCTGCGTACAGGTTAATGTTGGTTTGATCGTAGTTGGTGTACTTTTTAGGAAAGGTCAGATATCCTGCCGAAAGCGTATACCCAATAGCATCTTGTATTGCCGGTATGCTGCCGCCACGGTTCTCCCAGGCACGCAGGTAACTCAACGAACCCGACAAGGCCAGCTTGTGCAGCAGTTCGGTAGCAACCAACCCACCCTGAAAACCGCTGTTATCGCCTTCTAAGGATATCTCCTGGTTGGGCGTTGGGTTGCTGATGCTGGACACCTTGGCAAATGCCGCCATGCGGAAATGTCGTTGCACGGTATCGGCCGAGTAAAAACGGTATTTGGCGTAGCCGCTAAAACCTTCCACATGCTGACGCTGCTGGTAGTAGTTGGACATGTACACGCTGCTGTGCACCATGAAGTACTTATTGATGCCATACATCAGCTCCATGGTACTGCGGTTCCTGAAATCAGGCTTAAAAAAGCCCTGGTTCTCTACCCGTATACCTAACGATCGTGCCGCCATGTTGCTGGCGGGCTCGGTGTTCACATATAGTTCCTGCGCCATGGCCGCGCATAGCCAACACAGCATACCTACGGTAAGCCCTAATTTTTTCAAATACATGACCGCTGATTAGATGATCACGTGATAGTTCTTGCCATTACCGGTCTTGCTGTTGGCCGCGTCACTGTATTTTTTAACAGTGGCCGCAGGTGCGAAACCTTTGTTCACCACGGTAAGGTTCACCTGGCCATCAAGGCTCTTGGTGTTGCCGTTCAGGATATGGAAGGTATCGCCAGCGTAATTGAAGGTATTGTTGTTGAGTTTAAGTTTGCCCAGATCAACGGTAGTGGTTAGTTGATTGATCGAGAAGCCCGCGCCCTGCACCTTTTTGCTCATTTGCTCCAGATCCACCGGGGTATTGCTTTTAAAAGTGATGGTGAACAGGTTGCGGTTAAGGTCAGGCTTAACGGCGGCAATGAAAGGAAGAGAGCTAAGTGACTTTTCAGTAGCTTTTGAGCACATAGAGCAGGTAAGACCGCTAACTTGTAACTCAGCTTTAACGAATTGGGCTTTGGCTGCGCCGATAGAAACGGCCAGCAGGAATAGGAATATCTTTAAGGTTTTCATGTAAAGTATCAATAAAATAATTAGAATAATGACTTTTAAGCATAGGCCAACAAGGCCATGCTTAACACGGATCCAATTACTTGATCTTTACAGGCGGAAAATGCAGTTTTTGATATAAACAGATACTTTGCTTGATGGGTCGCTATCGGGTGGACCGCGGTCAAAAAGCTTTTCAAGCAGTATCCTTTGCGCCGAGAACAGGATGTCCTCGAACGGAAGTTTAGGTATCTCGAACGAGAATAACTTGGCCATGAAAGAGCTTTCTTCCTGAGCCTTGTGATCGTCCTTAACCTTAACGTCAACATGGTGGTTCTTGCAGCAATCCATCTTCATGCCACAGGTGGCCTCTTTGGTTTGCTGCTTTTTGGCAGGTACGGTGATCTTTACCGATGCCACCTTGCTGCCGCAGTAATGTAAGTTCAGGGCAAAGCCTAACACCGTAATGGTGTATAACAAGGCTAAACATATGGCTCCTGACCTTTTGAACATTACGCAAAAATAGACATCGCCCTGCTATTAAGCAAATCAAATTTGCATGTCGTTATGTTAAATAAGTGAGTTACAACGCAAAGTTGGATGAGATCTAAGCCTATTCACGGTCAATATAAAAGCCACTGAGTACCAGATGGTCGTCCCATCTGGCACTCAGCGGCTTCAAGATCAGATGTGTAAAAGCTTATTTAAATTTTGACCTTAACGCAGCCAGTTTGGTTTGCAGATCGCCTTCGGGCTCACGGCGACCGCGGTCGTCGTTCTTCTTGTTACCACCGTTGTTGCCGTTGTTGGATGACACGGGTTTACGTTGTTGCGGAGCGCTTTTCTCGTCGCCCTTCATACTTAACGAGATGCGCTTACGGTTCACATCAACCTCGGTAACGGTCACCTCGACCTGCTGATGCACTTTCAATACCTCGTTAGGATCTTTGATGTAACGGTTGGTGATCTGGCTTAAATGTACCAATCCATCCTGGTGGACACCTATATCCACAAAGGCACCGAAGGCCGTGATATTGGTCACGATGCCGGGCAGCTTCATACCTACCTTCAGGTCCTTGATCTCGTTCACACCTTCGGTAAAGCTGAACGCCTCGAACTTTTCGCGTGGGTCGCGGCCGGGCTTGGCCAATTCTGCCATGATGTCGGTCAGGGTTGGTAAGCCCACCTTTTCATTGGTATACCGTTGTAGCGGAATGCTTTTGCGCAGCTTATCATCGGTCATGAGGTCGCGGATGCTGGCGTTAGCATCTTTGGCCATCTGCTCCACCAAAGCATAACGCTCGGGGTGCACACCGCTTGCTTCTAACGGGTTGTCGGAACCCTGTATACGCAAAAAGCCCGCTGCCTGCTCAAAGGCTTTATCGCCCAGGCGGGGCACTTTTTTCAATTGCTCGCGGCGTTTAAAGGCGCCGTTGGCGTTGCGATAGTCCACTATATTTTGCGCCAGTTGCGAACCAAGGCCTGATACGTAGGCCAGGATCTGTTTAGATGCCGTGTTCAATTCTACCCCTACGGCGTTCACACAACTGATCACGGTATCATCTAACGAGGTTTGCAACTTGGACTGGTCCACGTCGTGCTGGTACTGGCCTACGCCGATCGACTTAGGGTCGATCTTCACCAGCTCGGCCAATGGGTCCATCAAACGACGACCGATCGATACGGCACCACGCACGGTCACGTCCTTATCCGGGAACTCTTCGCGGGCAGCTTCTGATGCCGAGTAGATGGATGCACCGCTCTCGTTGACCATCACGATGGTCACGTTACCCAGTTTAAGGTTACGTACAAAGGTCTCGGTCTCACGGCCGGCGGTACCATTACCTATGGCAATAGCCTCGATCTTATGCAGATCTGCCAAATGCTGGATGGTCTTTTCGGCCTCGCGCGCCTGGCCGGCACCCGTATGTGGGAACACTGCCGTGTACTCTAACAATTTACCTTGTTCGTCCAGGCACACCACCTTGCAGCCCGTACGGAAGCCGGGGTCAATGGCCATCACTCTTTTTTGACCCAGCGGTGCGGCCAGTAAAAGCTGACGGGCATTCTCGGCAAATACACGGATAGCTTCTTCATCTGCCTTTTTCTTGGTCAGCAGTCTTGCTTCCGTCTCCATAGATGGTTTGAGCAGGCGCTTATAACCATCGGCAATGGCCAGCCTTACCTGATCTGACGAGGAATTATTGGCCGACACGAAAGTACGGTCGAGCAGTGCGATGGCCTCATCCTCCGGCGGCATGATATCG
This window harbors:
- a CDS encoding heavy-metal-associated domain-containing protein; the encoded protein is MKTLKIFLFLLAVSIGAAKAQFVKAELQVSGLTCSMCSKATEKSLSSLPFIAAVKPDLNRNLFTITFKSNTPVDLEQMSKKVQGAGFSINQLTTTVDLGKLKLNNNTFNYAGDTFHILNGNTKSLDGQVNLTVVNKGFAPAATVKKYSDAANSKTGNGKNYHVII
- a CDS encoding HYC_CC_PP family protein encodes the protein MFKRSGAICLALLYTITVLGFALNLHYCGSKVASVKITVPAKKQQTKEATCGMKMDCCKNHHVDVKVKDDHKAQEESSFMAKLFSFEIPKLPFEDILFSAQRILLEKLFDRGPPDSDPSSKVSVYIKNCIFRL
- a CDS encoding Tex family protein — protein: MTDHHIKIAQELSVASKQVSATVALLDEGATVPFISRYRKEVTGSLDEVQITAIRDRMQQLRDLDKRREAILKSLTDMGKLTPELQQQINEADTMVNLEDIYLPYRPKRKTRATAAREKGLQPLAEQVLAQDRVDLTAEADKYVDADKGVTSAEEALAGARDIIAETISENAEVRAKLRDLFIQKGTFQSKVAPGKEESGIKYKDYFDWKEPVKSAPSHRILAMRRGEKEEILYLDIMPPEDEAIALLDRTFVSANNSSSDQVRLAIADGYKRLLKPSMETEARLLTKKKADEEAIRVFAENARQLLLAAPLGQKRVMAIDPGFRTGCKVVCLDEQGKLLEYTAVFPHTGAGQAREAEKTIQHLADLHKIEAIAIGNGTAGRETETFVRNLKLGNVTIVMVNESGASIYSASEAAREEFPDKDVTVRGAVSIGRRLMDPLAELVKIDPKSIGVGQYQHDVDQSKLQTSLDDTVISCVNAVGVELNTASKQILAYVSGLGSQLAQNIVDYRNANGAFKRREQLKKVPRLGDKAFEQAAGFLRIQGSDNPLEASGVHPERYALVEQMAKDANASIRDLMTDDKLRKSIPLQRYTNEKVGLPTLTDIMAELAKPGRDPREKFEAFSFTEGVNEIKDLKVGMKLPGIVTNITAFGAFVDIGVHQDGLVHLSQITNRYIKDPNEVLKVHQQVEVTVTEVDVNRKRISLSMKGDEKSAPQQRKPVSSNNGNNGGNKKNDDRGRREPEGDLQTKLAALRSKFK